The following proteins are encoded in a genomic region of Candida albicans SC5314 chromosome 4, complete sequence:
- the TIM13 gene encoding protein translocase subunit (Predicted mitochondrial intermembrane space protein with a role in protein import into mitochondria): MAFWNSSSSSSSSGQTDSSSTSSPASLRSQQIKQDLQNQISQELAAANATELVRTITENCFDKCILIPKDTLSPTELQCISQCREKYMRSWNVISKAYIGRIQQEQHH, translated from the coding sequence ATGGCATTTTGGAACTCatcctcatcatcatcatcatcaggTCAAACTGACTCCTCATCAACCTCATCCCCAGCATCATTAAGATCtcaacaaatcaaacaagatcttcaaaatcaaattagtCAAGAATTAGCTGCAGCTAATGCCACTGAATTAGTAAGAACCATCACtgaaaattgttttgataaatgTATTCTTATCCCTAAAGATACTTTATCGCCAACAGAATTACAATGTATTTCTCAATGTAGAGAAAAATATATGAGATCTTGGAATGTCATTTCTAAAGCTTATATTGGTAGAatacaacaagaacaacacCATTAA
- a CDS encoding mannose-ethanolamine phosphotransferase (Putative glycosylphosphatidylinositol (GPI) anchor assembly protein; transposon insertion causes decreased colony wrinkling but does not block true hyphal growth; induced by nitric oxide independent of Yhb1p): MPAAIRPMKKTVSFSKDVSNNNNNLESDSDTKQSPQSYLTFIPQIKNSLLVVPFHNIFILVGMFYSGLTQDLETVMWKGFLTSIPIQVIYNYIIYINLLPLKKSTRNDHQNNSSGSAINNNNNNNNNNVPLLIGSSIFVSIVLSLPLFVVIILMGAPVYKYSLKTLYLSLHLSQLIFNPLIILSNLNVNKIKRLFKQDHLYRIIFHHGILSSVLLTLGGCWLGVIPIPLDWDRPWQQWPITLLVGGYLGGVVGGVLSLIVNYFSH; encoded by the coding sequence ATGCCGGCTGCAATTAGACCTATGAAAAAGACGGTATCCTTCAGTAAGGATGTAtcaaataacaacaacaatttagAATCTGATTCTGATACTAAACAATCGCCTCAATCATATTTGACATTTATCCctcaaattaaaaatagtTTATTAGTTGTTCCATTTcataatatatttatacttGTTGGGATGTTTTATTCTGGGTTAACTCAAGATTTAGAAACGGTGATGTGGAAAGGGTTTCTTACAAGTATACCTATACAAGTGATTTATAATTACATTATttatatcaatttattaccattaaagaaatcaacTAGAAATGatcatcaaaataattcaaGTGGTTCTgctattaataataataataataataataataacaatgtTCCACTTTTGATTGGATCGAGTATATTTGTTAGTATTGTATTATCATTGCCATTATTTGTTGTGATTATTTTAATGGGGGCACCAGtttataaatattcattGAAAACTTTATATTTGTCTTTACATTTATctcaattaatttttaatcctttaattatattatcCAATTTGAATGTCAACAAAATTAAGAGATTATTCAAACAGGATCATTTGTACAGAATTATTTTCCATCATGGTATATTATCTAGTGTTTTGTTGACTTTGGGTGGTTGTTGGTTAGGAGTTATACCTATTCCTTTAGATTGGGATAGACCATGGCAACAATGGCCAATTACATTGTTAGTTGGAGGTTATTTGGGTGGGGTTGTAGGTGGGGTTTTGTCGTTAATAGTGAATTATTTCTCCCACTAG
- the PGA38 gene encoding Pga38p (Putative adhesin-like GPI-anchored protein; repressed during cell wall regeneration; possibly an essential gene, disruptants not obtained by UAU1 method; rat catheter and Spider biofilm repressed), producing the protein MRSILPISVLVTTALSASMSTIRSTTISSLSSCSSSSSTEPSSSALPVAPNLSSARYQNTTIQTIQPNSASNDISSIISSDSEAPETRYEYETDTDYTHVTKTVCDANNNCYVTVESESLTTYTTTIDGVLTVITTAVSASAAATATAESTIASTSSGATVASPISTKAAIKSSSSSITSKPQETQYEYETDVDVSHVIKTVCDSDNKCYLTTEVQSSTTYTTTIDGVLTVITTAVPISKTETSSPSVITSSAAAAVTEESTETEVLTTVITVTSCSDNKCASTVFTSGYSVYTVDETAYTTYFPVTTITSKLSSASINGEATNTKVAATTKATATASASTSVATSGTPQETETKISTAIVTITSCSNNKCHEQTKTTGIKVYTSEETVYTTYCPLSSTSEQKTTNSVETPKSNPSNPSSSPIVEKSSSLEATSSNTATTSTSTTTSIPPVTINVISGNIVTETPVVDQIQSTSTHNPQKSTIAISTYEGVGATIITSNVTGFLSLVISLIFFMI; encoded by the coding sequence ATGAGATCAATATTACCAATTTCAGTTTTAGTAACTACTGCTTTATCAGCTAGTATGAGTACTATTAGATCAACTACCATTTCCTCACTATCATCAtgttcatcttcatcttcaacagAACCATCCTCATCGGCCTTACCTGTTGCACCGAACTTGTCATCTGCTCGTTATCAAAATACTActattcaaacaattcaacCTAATTCTGCTAGTAATGATATCAgtagtattattagttCTGATAGTGAAGCACCAGAAACTCGTTATGAATATGAAACTGATACTGATTATACCCATGTCACCAAAACTGTTTGTGATGCTAATAACAACTGTTATGTTACTGTTGAATCAGAAAGTTTAACTACTTATACTACAACCATTGATGGTGTGTTGACTGTTATCACTACCGCTGTATCAGCTTCTGCTGCTGCTACTGCTACTGCTGAATCAACTATCGCTTCTACTTCTTCTGGTGCTACTGTTGCTTCTCCAATTTCAACTAAAGCTGCTatcaaatcttcttcttcttcaattacAAGTAAACCACAAGAAACTCAATACGAATATGAAactgatgttgatgtttcTCATGTTATTAAAACTGTTTGTGATTCTGATAACAAATGTTATTTGACAACTGAAGTACAAAGTTCTACCACTTATACCACAACCATTGATGGTGTGTTGACGGTTATTACTACAGCTGTACCAATTTCTAAAACTGAAACAAGTTCTCCTCTGGTGATCACTTCttctgctgctgctgctgttaCTGAAGAATCAACTGAAACCGAGGTTTTGACTACTGTTATTACTGTTACTTCATGTTCTGATAACAAATGTGCATCAACTGTTTTCACTAGTGGTTATTCAGTTTATACCGTTGATGAAACTGCTTATACTACTTATTTCCCAGTTACAACAATCACTTCTAAATTATCGTCTGCTTCTATTAATGGTGAAGCCACAAATACTAAAGTTGCTGCCACTACTAAAGCTACTGCTACTGCTTCTGCGTCTACTTCTGTTGCTACTTCTGGTACTCCACAAGAAACTGAAACTAAAATTTCTACAGCAATTGTTACCATTACTTCCTgttcaaacaataaatgtCATGAACAAACAAAGACTACTGGTATTAAAGTTTACACTAGTGAAGAAACTGTTTATACCACTTATTGTCCATTATCAAGTACTTCTGAACAAAAAACCACTAACTCTGTTGAAActccaaaatcaaatccatCAAATCCTTCATCTTCtccaattgttgaaaaatcttCAAGTTTAGAAGCCACTTCTAGTAATACTGCCACCACAAGCACTAGTACCACTACTTCTATTCCACCAGTTACTATTAATGTGATATCAGGAAATATCGTTACTGAAACTCCAGTTGttgatcaaattcaatcaacttcaactcATAATCCACAAAAATCAACTATTGCCATTAGTACTTATGAAGGTGTTGGTGCTACCATTATCACAAGTAATGTGACTGGTTTCCTTTCTTTAGTGATTTCTcttattttctttatgATATAA
- a CDS encoding proteasome core particle subunit beta 6 (Ortholog(s) have role in proteasomal ubiquitin-independent protein catabolic process, proteasome-mediated ubiquitin-dependent protein catabolic process and cytosol, nucleus, proteasome core complex, beta-subunit complex localization): MSSVQTTVASEYSSEIQTVPIEHRFNPYSDNGGTVLGIAGEDFAVLAGDTRQVEGYSIQSRYESKIHDVGDDILMTANGFAADGVALIDRFKQSLIWYKFDNNGKKLAIKSAARYIQQLLYGKRFFPYYVSTLIAGLDEEGKGAVYSYDPVGSYEREQCRAGGAAASLIMPFLDNQVNFKNQFVPGTDGKEKKPLKFLTLEEVIQLVRDAFTSAGERHIYVGDGLEIKIVTKDGIRTEYYPLKRD, translated from the coding sequence ATGTCTTCAGTACAAACAACAGTAGCATCAGAATATTCATCAGAAATACAAACTGTACCCATTGAACATAGATTCAATCCATATTCTGATAATGGAGGTACAGTTTTAGGTATTGCTGGAGAAGATTTTGCTGTTTTGGCCGGTGATACTAGACAAGTTGAAGGTTATTCAATACAATCACGATATGAAAGTAAGATTCATGATGTTGGTGATGATATTTTAATGACGGCTAATGGATTTGCTGCTGATGGAGTAGCATTAATAGATCGATTTAAACAACTGTTAATTTGgtataaatttgataataatgggAAAAAATTGGCAATTAAAAGTGCTGCTAGatatattcaacaattattatatgGTAAAAGATTTTTCCCATATTATGTTAGTACTTTAATTGCTGGATTAGATGAAGAAGGTAAAGGTGCAGTATATTCCTATGATCCAGTTGGTTCATATGAAAGAGAACAATGTAGAGCTGGTGGAGCTGCTGCTAGTTTGATTATGCCATTTTTAGATAATCAagtcaatttcaaaaatcaatttgttccAGGAACTGATggtaaagaaaagaaaccattgaaatttttaacGTTAGAAGAAGTGATTCAATTGGTTAGAGATGCTTTCACTTCAGCTGGTGAAAGACATATATATGTTGGTGATGGattagaaataaaaattgttacTAAAGATGGTATTAGAACAGAATATTATCCATTGAAAAGAGATTAA
- a CDS encoding cleavage/polyadenylation factor CFT1 (Putative mRNA cleavage and polyadenylation factor; heterozygous null mutant exhibits hypersensitivity to parnafungin and cordycepin in the C. albicans fitness test): MDAYREFIDPSKVNNCVGCNFISSTKKNLIVGKGSLLQIFETIQLKQSTINKPQYRLKLIDQFKLQGTITDLKSIRTIENPNLDYLMVSTKYAKFSIIKWDHHLNTIATVSLHYYEHCIQNSTFEKLAVSELILEPTYNSVSCLRFKNLLCFLPFEVIEDDEDEEEEEEEDEEDEDEGEENIDDTKEKKDKKQSKTDTIEEDKNSTTTNQEPRLFYDSSFIIDATTLDSSIDTVVDMQFLHNYREPTIAVLSSKQEVWAGNLIKSKDNIQFQVLTLDLNLKSTISVFKIDNLPYEIDRIIPLPSPLNGTLLVGCNELIHVDNGGVLKRIAVNKFTRLITASFKSFQDQSDLNLKLENCSVVPIPDDHRVLLILQTGEFYFINFELDGKSIKRIHIDNVDKKTYDKIQLNHPGEVAILDKNMLFIANSNGNSPLIQVRYRDSSKTSDTKESKLNKIEEKEDNKDDDDNDDDDEDDLYKEEEEEETQKTISKSHIEFLYHDELINNGPSSTFTLGICSKEKFKCNLPNPNYNEVSILSNAGTDSQTKLNIITPTIQPSISSSLTFSQVNRMWNLNQKYLITSDDVNYKSEIFQIEKSYARMKSKHFINNELTINMHELNNGKFILQVTPKQIVLYDNKFKKRFTLNDEIKDDEILSSILRDEFLMIFLASGDVMIFVINTYNESYDKIEIPKLLDDTIITTGYITNSYLLSAVSKNVNLLLDNNTSSNKRKRKHSALSNSEGSKKNTGKSQPSTAAPPPPPKVNKVKTFVLVTGDNRIVAFNRFHGEKCYQLNHVDKFTENLSLGFFDPNQSTVDPFIKQIMLNELGDKFDTKDEYLTILTIGGEIYMYKLYFDGENYFFKKEKDLTITGAPDNAFPYGTSIERRLVYFPNLNGFTSIFVTGVIPYLILKTVHSIPRIFQFSKIAAMSISAFSDSKIKNGLIFLDNQQNARICELPLDFNYEFNLPMKHVDIGESIKSIAYHETSDTVVLSTFKQIPYDCLDEEGKPIAGIIKDIKDTPAMSFKGSIKLVSPYNWTVIETIELEDNEVGMTLKSMILDVGSESGSTLGSDPNSLIKKYNKKKREYIVIGIGKYRMEDLAANGIFKIYEIIDIIPEPGKPETNHKFKEIFKEETRGAITSICELSGRFLVSQGQKVIVRDLQDDGTVPVAFLDTPVYVSESKSFGNLLILGDPLKGCWLVGFDAEPFRMIMLGKDTQHISVECADFIINDDEIFVLVADNNNVLHLLNYDPDDPQSINGTKLLTKASFELNSTISCLRSLPLIDIEESVQTDALTNIAVPPPLPPNTTSNYFQVIGSTQDGSFFNVFPINEAAYRRMYILQQQLIDKEFHYCGLNPRLNRIGSIKLQNNETNTKPILDYDLIRRFTKLSDDRKRNLANKVSGKGIYQDIWKDIIRFEHTLNDL; encoded by the coding sequence ATGGATGCATATCGAGAATTTATTGATCCATCAAAAGTGAACAACTGTGTGGGATGCAATTTCATCTCATCAACCAAGAAGAACCTTATAGTGGGTAAAGGATCATTATTACAAATTTTTGAGACcattcaattaaaacaatcaacTATTAATAAACCACAATATcgattgaaattaattgatcaattcaaattacaAGGAACTATTACtgatttaaaatcaattagaaCTATTGAAAATCCTAATTTGGATTATTTAATGGTATCGACAAAATATGctaaattttcaataattaaatGGGATCATCATTTGAATACTATAGCTACAGTTTCTTTACATTATTATGAACATTGTATACAGAACTCAACGTTTGAAAAACTTGCTGTGTCGGAATTGATTTTAGAACCAACTTATAATTCAGTGAGTTGTCTTCGattcaagaatttattaTGTTTTTTACCCTTTGAAGTTATAGAAGATGACGAAgatgaggaagaagaagaagaagaagacgaagaggatgaagatgaaggtGAAGAAAATATCGATGACactaaagaaaagaaagacaaaaaaCAATCCAAAACTGATAcaatagaagaagataaaaatAGTACCACCACTAATCAAGAGCCCCGTTTATTTTATGATTCCAGTTTTATAATTGATGCAACTACTTTAGATTCGTCAATAGATACCGTTGTTGATATGCAGTTTTTACATAATTATCGTGAACCAACAATAGCAGTATTATCTCTGAAACAAGAAGTTTGGGCAGGaaatttgatcaaatcTAAAGACAATATTCAATTCCAAGTATTAACtttagatttgaatttgaaatctaCAATTTCGGTatttaaaattgacaatttaccttatgaaattgatagAATTATCCCTTTACCAAGTCCATTAAATGGTACATTATTAGTTGGTTGTAATGAATTGATACATGTTGATAATGGTGGGGTGTTGAAACGTATCGctgttaataaattcacTCGTTTAATAACTGCTTCATTTAAAAGTTTCCAAGATCAAtctgatttgaatttgaaattagaaaattgTTCCGTAGTACCTATCCCTGATGATCATCGAGTCTTGTTGATTTTACAAACGGGAgagttttattttattaattttgaattagatgggaaatcaattaaaagaattcaTATCGATAatgttgataaaaaaacCTATGATAAAatacaattgaatcatcCTGGTGAAGTTGCCATATTGGATAAAAACATGTTATTCATTGCTAATTCCAATGGCAATAGTCCTTTAATACAAGTCAGATACCGTGATTCACTGAAAACACTGGATACAAAGGAatctaaattgaataaaattgaagaaaaagaagataacaaagatgatgacgataatgatgacgacgacgaAGATGACTTGTAtaaagaggaagaagaagaagaaactcAAAAAACCATAAGTAAATCTCATATTGAGTTTTTATATcatgatgaattgattaacAATGGTCCATCATCTACTTTCACATTAGGAATATGCTCAAAAGAGAAATTTAAATGTAATTTACCTAATCCAAACTATAATGAGGTTTCTATTTTGAGTAATGCTGGAACAGATTCACAAaccaaattgaatataatcACCCCAACGATCCAACCATCAATCTCCTCATCATTAACATTCTCTCAAGTTAACCGAATGTGgaatttaaatcaaaaatatttaatcaCTTCAGATGATGTCAATTATAAATCggaaatttttcaaattgaaaaatcttATGCGAGAATGAAATCAAAGcattttattaataatgaattaacCATTAATATGCATGAATTAAATAACGgtaaatttattttacaAGTGACACCTAAACAAATTGTCTTgtatgataataaattcaaaaagagATTCACTTTAAATGACGAAATTAAAGACGATGAAATTTTGAGTAGTATTTTGAGAGATGaatttttaatgattttcttAGCTAGTGGTGATGTCATGATTTTTGTCATTAATACTTATAATGAATCATACGATAAAATagaaattccaaaattattagacGATACAATTATCACCACTGGGTATATCACTAATTCTTATTTATTGAGTGCAGTTTCTAAAAACGTTAATTTGTTATTAGATAATAATACCAGCAGCAataagagaaagagaaaacaTAGTGCATTAAGTAATTCTGAAGGAAGCAAGAAGAATACTGGAAAATCACAACCCTCAACGGCTGCAccacctccaccaccaaaagTAAATAAAGTAAAGACATTTGTTTTAGTCACTGGTGATAATCGTATTGTTGCATTTAATAGATTTCATGGAGAAAAAtgttatcaattaaatcatgTTGATAAGTTTACTGAAAATCTTTCCCTTGGATTTTTTGATCCAAATCAACTGACAGTTGATCCATTtatcaaacaaatcatgttgaatgaattgggtgataaatttgatacTAAAGATGAATATCTTACTATTTTGACTATTGGTGGTGAAATATACATGTATAAACTTTATTTTGATGgagaaaattattttttcaaaaaggaaaaagatttAACTATTACTGGTGCTCCAGATAATGCATTCCCCTATGGTACTTCTATTGAAAGACGTTTAGTATATTTCCCAAATTTAAATGGATTTACCAGTATTTTTGTAACAGGAGTAATTCcttatttaattttgaaaactgttcattcaattccaagaattttccaattttcgAAAATAGCTGCCATGTCAATTTCAGCATTTTCCGAttccaaaattaaaaatggattgatttttttggataatcaacaaaatgCACGTATTTGTGAATTACCATTAGATTTTAATtatgaattcaatttaccAATGAAACATGTGGATATTGGAGAACTGATCAAATCAATAGCATATCATGAGACTTCTGATACAGTTGTATTATCAACGTTTAAACAAATTCCTTATGATTGTCTTGATGAAGAAGGGAAACCAATTGCTGGTATCATCAAAGATATAAAAGACACACCTGCCATGTCATTTAAAggttcaattaaattagtATCACCTTATAATTGGACCGTCATTGAAACTATTGAATTGGAAGATAATGAAGTTGGTATGACTTTAAAATCCATGATTCTTGATGTTGGATCAGAATCAGGGTCAACCCTTGGTTCCGATCCCAATTCATTGatcaaaaaatacaataagAAGAAACGAGAATATATTGTTATTGGAATTGGGAAATATCGTATGGAAGATCTTGCTGCTAATGggatttttaaaatatatgAAATCATTGATATTATCCCAGAACCAGGTAAACCAGAGACCAATCataaatttaaagaaattttcaaagaagaaactcGTGGAGCCATAACTAGTATTTGTGAATTGAGTGGAAGATTTTTAGTATCACAAGGTCAAAAAGTGATTGTTAGGGATTTACAAGATGATGGTACAGTTCCAGTAGCATTTTTGGATACACCTGTATATGTTTCTGAATCGAAAAGTTTTGGgaatttgttaattttgGGAGATCCATTAAAAGGATGTTGGTTAGTTGGATTTGATGCTGAACCATTTAGAATGATTATGTTGGGTAAAGATACTCAACATATTTCAGTAGAATGTGCcgatttcattattaatgatgatgaaatatTTGTGTTGGTTgctgataataataatgtacttcatttattgaattatgaTCCTGATGATCctcaatcaattaatggTACCAAATTATTAACCAAGGcatcatttgaattgaattcaacaatatcatGTTTAAGATCATTACcattgattgatattgaagaaagtGTCCAAACAGATGCACTTACTAACATTGCTGttcctcctcctcttccTCCTAATACCACTTCAAATTATTTCCAAGTGATTGGATCTACACAAGATGgatcatttttcaatgtatTCCCCATTAATGAAGCAGCATATCGAAGAATGTATattttgcaacaacaattaattgataaagagTTTCATTATTGTGGATTAAATCCTAGACTTAATCGAATTGGTAGTattaaattacaaaataatgaaactaATACTAAACCAATATTAGATTATGATTTAATTAgaagatttacaaaattgaGTGATGATAGGAAACGAAATTTGGCTAATAAAGTCAGTGGTAAAGGTATTTATCAGGATATTTGGAAAGATATTATAAGATTTGAACATACATTAAATGATCTatag
- a CDS encoding uncharacterized protein (Ortholog(s) have HDEL sequence binding activity, role in ER to Golgi vesicle-mediated transport, protein retention in ER lumen and Golgi apparatus, integral component of endoplasmic reticulum membrane localization), which translates to MNIFRFFGDLSHLASIFILLYAIETNRSTNGLSLKTQILYVVVYFTRYLDLFTKFYSLYNTSLKLVFIASSIYTVYVMVYKYKKPIQENIDNFPLKYLIGGAILASLIFTHKYSIGEIVWSFSLWLEAVSILPQLYILQKTGEAENITTHYIFALGIYRALYIPNWIYRYFAEGHFDFVSVLAGLLQTGIYSDFFYIYYTKVMKGKKFELPV; encoded by the coding sequence ATGAATATATTCCGTTTCTTTGGAGATCTTTCTCATTTGGCTagtatatttattttattatatgCTATTGAAACCAATCGATCCACCAATGGATTATCATTAAAAACTCAAATTTTATACGTTGTGGTTTATTTCACCAGATATCTTGATTTATTCACCAAATTTTATTCCCTTTATAATACATCATTAAAACTTGTTTTCATTGCATCTTCCATTTATACCGTTTATGTCATggtttataaatataaaaaacccattcaagaaaatattgataatttcccactaaaatatttgattggAGGAGCTATATTGGCTAGTTTAATTTTCACTCATAAATATAGTATTGGAGAAATAGTTTGgtcattttcattatggTTAGAAGCAGTATCAATTTTACCtcaattatatattttacaaaaaacTGGTGAAGCAGAAAATATTACTActcattatatttttgcTCTTGGAATTTATCGTGCTTTATATATTCCAAATTGGATTTATAGATATTTTGCTGAAGgtcattttgattttgtttctgTATTGGCAGGATTATTACAAACTGGTATTTATTCTGATttcttttatatttattacaCCAAAGTGATGAAAGGTaagaaatttgaattgCCTGTATAA
- a CDS encoding uncharacterized protein (Has domain(s) with predicted role in cell redox homeostasis), with amino-acid sequence MQIAVLYLLLTSCMIHIYAITSSSTSSSTGDHIIEFDDNSIQSTLELADFSFIYFYSDVCKYCRKFDPTFENLSVLYNQPKQKDTIKKTGSNNERLYFQILKTNARQNNRLSQLFKVSQYPTLKLLNYKTKEIITYDNKNNRDLQSIINYLQQNLNIEPQFENFKSKVKYYQSPPSDSFKQDLDFFGNENELEKNDKLIFFIASYLPEWSDYQYPAHFIHQLALDYPDLTIIIVDYEKLNDYGVLSKYEINSFPSVMYLKNNGDYKKYQFSSQSKRELDYHKVEKFLDSVDQDNGTWEKVKESSIDTETLSHQQQEVDYEDDDDLAFEHIEL; translated from the coding sequence ATGCAGATTGCCGTTTTATATCTACTATTGACATCTTGCATGATCCATATTTATGCAATCAcctcatcatcaacatcatcttCCACTGGCGATCATATTATAGAATTTGACGATAATTCCATTCAATCTACATTAGAACTAGCTGATTTTTcctttatatatttttattctgACGTTTGTAAATATTGTCGAAAATTTGATCCTACATTTGAAAATCTAAGTGTATTATACAATCAACCTAAACAGAAAGACACCATCAAGAAGACAGGTAGCAATAATGAGAgattatattttcaaattttgaaaactaaTGCTAGACAAAATAATCGATTGagtcaattgttcaaagtTTCACAATATCCCacattaaaattattgaattataaaactaaagaaataataacttatgataataagaataatCGAGATTTACAAtctattattaattatttacaacaaaatttaaaCATTGAACctcaatttgaaaattttaagAGTAAAGtcaaatattatcaatcaCCCCCCAGTGATTCTTTTAAACAGGATCtagatttttttggaaatgaaaatgaactTGAAAAGAATGACAAATTAATATTCTTCATTGCTAGTTATTTACCTGAATGGTCTGATTATCAATATCCAGCACATTTCATCCATCAATTAGCATTAGATTATCCGGACTTAACCAttataattgttgattatgaaaaattgaatgattatGGTGTATTATCCAAATATGAAATCAACAGTTTCCCCAGTGTCAtgtatttgaaaaacaatGGGGATTATAAGAAATATCAGTTTAGTAGTCAATCAAAACGTGAATTAGATTATCATAAAGTAGAAAAGTTCCTTGACAGTGTTGATCAGGATAATGGGACTTGGGAAAAAGTTAAAGAAAGTCTGATAGATACTGAAACATTGtcacatcaacaacaagaagtaGATTATGAagacgatgatgatttagCATTTGAACACATTGAATTATGA